The sequence AAAGACTAAGATATCgcctgattagtattattattaatttttttttaaatccatattatatatctTCTAACTTATTATGGAATTTTAATTAGCATTTGTTGCCTTTTGACCAGATATTTCTAGATATAGAGGTACGTCTTAATCGTGAAATGCTATCACTATTTCGTTGATAATCTTCAGTGTagctcattttttttctttctaatttaTACTTTTCTATTTCGAATTAAGAATACTCTCATGAATTCGTTCTTTTCACCATCTTCTGTCTCATGCATTCCACATCTTCGCAATAACCCTACACCCTATCAATGCACATCGCATTTCTCATTAACTAAACATCAAATTTCATCGATTTCAATCCAACCAGTTTCTGCTTCGATTAAATCAACTATTTGTGCTGTGACACCAAGTGAGGGAACAGTTTCCGTTATCAATTTTGAAGATTTTGTAGAAAAAGATTGGTCATTTCTTGATGTAGATGATATAAATTCCGATGAAGTTTACAAACAAAACACCGATCGTATAATTTCTGCAGGGAAAATTGGGGAGGGTTCGAATATTCTTATTTCGACGGGATCTGAAGGGTTTGTCGATCTAGTGGTTGATACATGTTCTTATAAACAGTTGCTTGTTGTTCATGACTCGATATTCGTGTTAGCTTGCATTAAAGAAAAGTATGACAAGGTTAAATGTTGGCAAGGGGAATTGGTTTTTGTGCCTGAAAAATGGGCGCCTTTTGATGTCgtgtttttatattttgttccagcTTTGCCGTTTAAGCTTGTTGAAATCTTTGGTGCACTATCAAAGGTCTGCTCACCAGGTACATTTCATATTTTAAATCTTCTTTTTTGCATCTACTTTTGTTTCTCATTTTTTCTCATGAGATATAGTTTCcatattgcaaaaaaaaaaaaacaaattcttATTTTTTAAGTAGTAGAATTGTCATAGTTGCACTTTACTTGAAACACCTTCAAAGAAAAAGTCCAATTGCGCTTTCTTAGGTCAAATGAATTGCCTTCTAATTTAGAAATTTTTTATACCAGTGGCAGGTTCCTATTTTTTTCAAGAAAAAATACGATTAAACTTGTTAACGGAACAAAGCTCAACTTTTTTAATGTTGAAGAAGGACAGTTTCTCTTAACATGTAATTGAAGTTCAGAATGTAACAGTTTGACCATTGAATTCAAATTCTAGCGTTAGGATCATTAAAAATACAGTTTCTTTCTTTCTTAAGGAATCGTAGCATCATAGGTTTCTGGTTTAGCATTCCACTTATATTCATGTTAAAAATAAGCATCAAGAAACTCTATTTAATTTGCAACCTGGCGTTAGGATCAAGAAACACAGTCAAGAACACATTGAAGGAATTGAAACTTTGTAGTTCTATATTCAGGTTGAAATGTGGAATCTGAAGTATTGTTGCAAAAATAAGAAAAACCAAAAACGGAAATGTTTGAAATACAAAAGAAAAGGACAAAGaagaatattatatataattagaaaaaaaaaaggaaattaAAGATGTGTTTTTGGGTGAACTCGATCCAACTTGTTTTGCTACTTTTAATAGTAATTGTTTTTATTATGTGTACGCAGGTGCAAGAATTGTGATAAGTCATCCAAAAGGAAGAGAAATGCTTAAGAAGCAAAAAGCAGAGTACCCTGATGTTGTAGTATCCGACTTACCTGATAAATCGGCATTAGAGAGTGTTGCATCTGACCACTCGTTTACCCTATCTGACTTCATCGATGAACCAGGTTTTTACTGTGCTGTATTATCATATACAAAGTATTAGGTGATTCACTCTGAAGTTATGGCTGTGTAAGCTTTCTGTCCATGATTTTTTTGACATCCTAAAGTTTGACCAAAATTTTGGAGTAAGAACAGATTGTGGATGTGATGCTAAATGTGTTAATCATTAGAGATATTAAATACTCGCTTCAATAGACTCAGACAGCAAGACTATAGATTTGACGAATCTTAGTACAAATTAGGCGGTTTCAACGCCAAGACTTTGCGAATTTAATAGTTTTTGTCAATATTGCTCGACATATTTAACAGATTGAATCGTTTTATTTATTAGGGTCAATAAAAACATGGTTTGTTATTGGTGATTTTCAGCTATCATATCAAATGCCCCTATTTTGGTAACAATTAACTGAGCTACTCATAGATGCTCTTTATCTGTGATCGGTCATTATGATATCACTTGAAGTCATAGTTTCAATAAGTAGACTGTTTGTAAGTGAGTGTTTGTTTGCCgttataaaagaaaaaaaagaaaaaataaaataaaaaaaaaatccaaagtGAATGGTCCAACTCCAACTTGTGGTTCGAATCACTACACGAAAACTACCCGATTCACGCTATTTAAAAAGCAAATGAGCAGAAATGAATTCTCCATCTTGTTGTAGATGATTTCATCATGCGGATCGCAACATACTACCTCGTAAACAAGTTATTTTTTGAGAATATTAACCAAACGCCCTGATTGAAATACATTATAACAATAAGCTCCAGGAAAAAATAGCAAAAAGGCCCtcgcaatttgataaaaaaaattcgcGATTTGTGAACGGCCTTTACGGGTTGCGAATACCGAATAATCTAGACCGGTCGCAAATCGCAAAAAACACTGTGTCTTTCAAATTAGCATGCGGTTTGCGAATAGATGGCAACCTTTAATGTTGAGTTTTTTGTAAGCTTTGAAACTGTAAAATCTTTTCATTCATAGCTTCGAATTAATGACTATAGATATGAAGCACGACTTTTTAAGCTTATATGTCGAGATCTGAAATTCAGGCGACTCGCCATTTGCAAATGGCGAGTGACGAGGGCATTTTTGCATTTCTATTCGGGCATTGTGAATTTGTCTTGGCGGGGGCACTTTTGCAACTTTTTTTAGACAAATTTTTTATACAGCAACTCATTCGATAAAATATAGTTTTGATTAATATCTCGTGTAAGCGTTTTCATAAAAACAAGCATCTCAACTTGTCTAAACCTGTACCATGTCATAGACAtggtatattttttttgttttagaaGACAAGTGAGGTAAAGCTTCCAAGCTTTTTTCTGTCTCGATTATAGGTGCACAAAAAAACCGGATccgaaaaaaaaccgaaaaaatccGAAAGCGGATCTGACAGGATCCGGGTATTGTCAGAACCGGATCCGGTTCCTGGATCTGATCCGGATCCGACCGGATCTAACCGTTGGCTGGGGACCGGATTTTTTCCGGATAAAAACCGGATAAAATCCGGATTTTTTGGAACCGGATAAAAACCGGTTTTTTGGGCTGTTCGATTTTCAAAAAAAATAGCCGTTTagagacgttttttttttttttgcagttttttgatttttttttggaCCATTTTACCTCTTCAagtgtagtataaatagatggtATTGGGTTTTGGTTGAAAACACACCATCTAATTCTCTCTAAATCTCAAAAAACTCTATAATTACACTATAATTACTCACTAAACTATACTTACTAATCCTGTAATGGATAATTCACAAGCATCCGCTTCCGATTCCGCTTCCGTTGCCCAATCTTCACAACGTTATACCAACAACGATGTTCGTATGATCAAAAATACGAGTCGTAAAGGCGACGTTTGGTCTAATTTCGACTTGTGCGTGATGACCGATAATCAAGAAAGAGCTCGTTGCAAGAGATGTGGCAAGTTCCTAGGTGTTGCGGGTAACTCTACTTTAAGAAAACATCTTGGAAAAAGTTGTCCGGAGCTAATTCGGAACCGACTACAACCGCGATATGACAATGTAAGTCGTACTACTCTAAGACGTGACGCTTTTAAATTATGGAAAAAagctaaaaatgatataattgaaggttttcgaagatataaacataaagtttctataacttgtgatgtttggaCCGCACCACACGGAACGgcaaattcttatttagccgttaccgctCATTGGTTTCATCCCGATTCGTGGTTATTAATGAAACGGGCTATCGCttttaaattatttgcttatccgcATAATGGTAATAATTTAAGAAAAATTATACAAGACACTTTGATTGAATATAATTTAATCGATAAAGTTTTTATTATTTCGCTAGATAATGCTTCTAATAATACTAGTGCCATGGATATGTTAAAAATACGAATGCAACCGGTTTTAAATGGTGCGTTTATACATACACACGTTGTGttgctcatattataaacttggccGTTCAAGATTGTTTAACTTATTGTAGTTCGTTAAAAGATAAATTTAGAAAATTATTAGTAACGATATATCGTACGAGCAACGAACGACATAAAAACTATAAAATTTTTGTTAAAACTTGTAATGACACTTGGTTAggtccttattttgataataatactaggtgGAATTCTACTTGTCTTATGTTTGGAAATATATTACGACAAAAAGAAACTTTAATCGGTTTTAATAATAGACTAATTAGAAAGGGATATTCCGAACCGATTGATAACGACGAATGGGATGACTTGGAAGCATTAAcaaattttttacaagtttttaaagaggCAACGACAAAAGTTTCGGGTGTTTATTACCCAACTAGCTCACTAGTTTTACAACAACTTTATATAATGACGGAAAAAATTAACGAATTTGCGAACTCAAATAATCGTATTTTTAGACAAACCGTTTTTCACATaagaaaaaaaactaaaaaaatattttggAACAATACCTAAAGTTTTTTTATTTGCGGCCGCACTTGACCCGAAAATCAATTTTAATGGGGTGGAACTTTTGATGACAACAATATATCAAAATTTGGATTGTATTCATGGTCCCGAAGACGCCGAACCCAACTATATAAACAACCAAATATTCGAATTTAATAACACCTTTGAGCAATTATTTTCATTTATGCAACAACTTATGGTCGACAATCAAACCCAATTGTTGACCAATTTGAGAGCGGATCATCTTCTCGAAGGGCCCGAGACCTTAATATTAGTCTTTTTAACCAATTACGTGAAGACGCTTCGAAACGTGCCCGAACAtcggcacccacaagcgagttgggaAATTACAAGATTGGAAACTTTGCACTAAACATGAATCCCGAACAATTTCACAACTTTGATGTTTTGGCTTGGTGGAAAACAAAAGAAGACACCTATCCAATAATATCCGCTATGGTTCGTGACTTATTAGCCGTTCAAGCTTCAACCGTAGCTTCCGAATCGGCTTTTTCTCTTAGCGGTCGAATTATTTCGTaaagaaggtcaagacttaccccccaagccgtggaagtatgcgtatgtttgaaggattatttggatggggtagataggatacaagatcaaacGTCATTAGAATGTCCGTTAGATAATGACGTTGAAGATTTTATAGAGATGGAAGAAATAGAAGCGGGATTATCACCTTCATCAACCGAAGGAAATACCGAGACCGAAGTTGAGGAAGGTGAATATGATCCCATTAACATGGACGAATATATTGCAAATTACCAACGAACATTTGCGGTTGATGACCCCGAATTTGAAGCAAGTGAAGCATATTATGAACGACGAAGGCAAGACGAGTAATGTATAATGGGTGATGGCAATGCCGAAGCTCGATATACTTTGCTCGTAATACATTAtcgggtgatggccatgccgaagctcgaatAATGTATTAATTTTTGTATACTTATAGTTGTAACTTGTATCGTTCAAATAAatgtattgttattgttaattataTTATCTATAGTGGTTAATCATTTGAATAAAAatgttgttatttatattatttatagtgttaagcgttataaattataattatattatttatagttGTTAGTTGTTTAAGCGTTATACATTTTGTTTATATTGATTACATTATTGTTGTTCAAAAGTTATAAAAATCGAACCTGTAAAAATTTAACCGGTAAAAATCAAAATCCGACAAAGATCTTAGTCCGAAAAAAATCCGGTCGAGATCCGAAAAAAATCCGATTCCGAAAAAAAACCGACCCCGAGAACCGGATCCGGAACTGGATCCTGAAAAATCCGGTTTTTTTGTCCGGTTTTTTTAAATCCGGATCCGGTCCGGGTCCGGATCCGGTTTTTGTGCATCTATAGTCTCGATACTCGGAAGAAAAAGAACGTAAAACCGACCCTCTACAACCCCGACTGCCCACCTACCAGTCTCACGGTCAATATGAAAGAGGTAACTCGCGTAACTCGTAATTATAGGAACATGGGGCTGTGaattgaacccatgacctccaAATGATGCTACATGTCAACACTAAGCTACCATGACAGGTTTAAAAGAGTGCACAAGAAAATGGTACAATAAAGCAAACATTAAAAGAAAACTGGATAATGATTTGTCTTGTATCATCATTCATTTGCTATAGAAAAAGAAAATACCTCAGAATACAAACCCCATCAAGCTCTGACACACTCTCTACACCATGAATATAAAACCAATCAAAACCAGAAAGAAAGAAAAAACACAAGAAAGAAACATGATGAATTTGTTTCTCACAAGATTATTGCATGCCAAATAAAAATTGGGTACCTCAAAGATTCATAAATCACAAAATTGTAAAGAGTATTAAAAGATGGAGAATTTTATCCCATTGCTTGTTGCAAATAAGTTATATTCTTCAACGGGGTTCGCATCCTCGACACCACAGCTATCACCCGAACGTAAACTCACATCAATCTCTTCTTTCAGAGGAGCTGCTACTGCATCGAGGTTAAACCCGTTTGTACCATCAACGGGCCCACCAAAATGGAAAAGAGAAAACCCGGTATCACCTTGTTGCACTTTCTCAGAGTTCCCATTTTGCACTCCTGCACCATTAGATAGCCCGTTCTGCTCAATTTTGACATTCACATCCCGTTCGGGCCCAACCTTGGTGTAGTCCTTAACACCATTAATAGGTGGACCCGGTTGGTATATTGGGAGTTGAGCATGATTGAGCATCGGTGGAGCAAACGGTTGGAGACCACCAACACCATACTGAAGGTAATGAGAATTCCCATACCCAAACGGGCTAGGAAACAGATAGTGGTTTGGGTGTGGTAACGGaaccagcccgtttgcaggggaGGTGGTCCACGGAACTGGACCCTGATGATAATAACCCAAACCCATTGAAGGAGCTTGAAACAGTGGAAAGTGAGGTAGCAATGGCGGTTGTATCACATTTCCATGAGGATGAAAACCGCCTGTAATATCGTTTGTGTCAACAGTTGCACAACTTTCGATTGTTTTCGAGACCGAATTCTCGTTTTTAACAACTTCACATTCCTTGTCTATAGGAAAGTCATCCTCAAGGCAGAGTGTCACTTCTTTGATGACTTCAGCAATTTGGGTGGAATATTCTGAATCTGATGTGGATGAAGAAGACTCGGGATTTTGCAGGTTTGAAGATTCACTAAGACATGACGAGCAACTATCGGAATTGGAATTGTTGCTGCTAGTAGAAAGATCGGTGGTCCCACTTTCAGGTTCAGCTTCAACATGAACACTACTTTTTGATACCTTCAAATCATTATCTTTTGGACTTGAATTATTCTCATCTGATGAACTAATAGCCTTGACAGGTTTGGTGACATCAGCAGCAGCCCGATTAACATCGTCCGAATCTAAAATGTTCCTTGGTTCCCACACTTTCTTTGTATACGGTGAATCTCGACCAGGCCCAGGCCCATTATTCCCATTGATACCTTTAGTTTTATTGTACTTGTTTCCACGAATATATGGTTTCGAGATATCTGTATCGGTTTCTGGTTTGTTACTAACTTTGGGTCGGTAATCATTGTGTTGGTAGCAATTGCAAGCGGGAGAATCATACCTACTACTCGATCTATTATGAGAACAATGTGATCTCTCGTTGTATCGTGAACCATTTGCCCGTCTTACAGGCTTATTTACTCCATTGAAGTTACCGTTTCTTGAATTAGTCTCGTAACCGTCACTATGATACCTTGGTGTAGGTTTGTTTACAGTTGACCCGTTTTCAAACCGACGTTTTTCAGACCATTTTGCGGGTTGATCGTGTTGGTAGTCTTTGTATGATCTTACACCCCTACGCGTGTGTTTCGATTGATCGTTTGCATACAACTGATATCCGTCTTTTTTATACCTGAATTCCTCATTATAATTTTCATCATCATATTCCAATACATGATCCTCTTGAGTATAATCTTCTGATGCGTGCATCGATGATAGAGTATCTTCTTGTTCTTCACAACATGTGTTTTCATTGACATCTGGCTCGTTGTCGATATTTGTTAATTCGTCTTTATCGGTTTCGAGAATAGCGGGAATTTGAATGGGTTGAGAACATTTActctctttttctttttctttactTCTGAGCCTTTCTTTCCTACGAAGTTTTTTTTCCTTCTC comes from Rutidosis leptorrhynchoides isolate AG116_Rl617_1_P2 chromosome 4, CSIRO_AGI_Rlap_v1, whole genome shotgun sequence and encodes:
- the LOC139844139 gene encoding uncharacterized protein, translated to MPELTYGCQINGGDTTTSYGSVSSTAFWSKHRDDISYNQLQKFWSELSLQSRQKLLRIDKQNLFEQARKNMYCSRCNGLLLEGFMQIVMYGKSLLQQEGNGSGNRLVESKSHNVEDVCLTIGCNDDVQDPSVHPWGGLTTTRDGTLTLLDCYIYSKYLKGLQIVFDSARARERERELLYPDACGGGGRGWISHGMVGYGRGHGTRETCALHTARLSVDTLVDFWSALGEETRYSLLRMKEEDFMERLMYRFDSKRFCRDCRKNVIREFKELKELKRMRRETRCTRWFCVADTSFQYEVTLNTIQADWHQNYADSTGKYEHYEWAVGTGEGKCDILEFENVGSKAKVQVSGLDLTGLNSCYITLRAWRNDGRRDEVSVKAHALKGQDCVHGRLIVGDGFVTITRGESIRRFFEHAEEAEEEEDDDSMDKDGNEIDGECSRPQKHAKSPELAREFLLDAATVIFKEQVEKAFREGTARQNAHSMFVSLALKLLEERVMVACKDIITLEKQCKLLEEEEKEKRDEEERKERRRAKEKEKKLRRKERLRSKEKEKESKCSQPIQIPAILETDKDELTNIDNEPDVNENTCCEEQEDTLSSMHASEDYTQEDHVLEYDDENYNEEFRYKKDGYQLYANDQSKHTRRGVRSYKDYQHDQPAKWSEKRRFENGSTVNKPTPRYHSDGYETNSRNGNFNGVNKPVRRANGSRYNERSHCSHNRSSSRYDSPACNCYQHNDYRPKVSNKPETDTDISKPYIRGNKYNKTKGINGNNGPGPGRDSPYTKKVWEPRNILDSDDVNRAAADVTKPVKAISSSDENNSSPKDNDLKVSKSSVHVEAEPESGTTDLSTSSNNSNSDSCSSCLSESSNLQNPESSSSTSDSEYSTQIAEVIKEVTLCLEDDFPIDKECEVVKNENSVSKTIESCATVDTNDITGGFHPHGNVIQPPLLPHFPLFQAPSMGLGYYHQGPVPWTTSPANGLVPLPHPNHYLFPSPFGYGNSHYLQYGVGGLQPFAPPMLNHAQLPIYQPGPPINGVKDYTKVGPERDVNVKIEQNGLSNGAGVQNGNSEKVQQGDTGFSLFHFGGPVDGTNGFNLDAVAAPLKEEIDVSLRSGDSCGVEDANPVEEYNLFATSNGIKFSIF
- the LOC139841988 gene encoding uncharacterized protein translates to FQLANSLTGDCFFPAGTRTSPTTDISRYRVSASIKSTICAVTPSEGTVSVINFEDFVEKDWSFLDVDDINSDEVYKQNTDRIISAGKIGEGSNILISTGSEGFVDLVVDTCSYKQLLVVHDSIFVLACIKEKYDKVKCWQGELVFVPEKWAPFDVVFLYFVPALPFKLVEIFGALSKVCSPGARIVISHPKGREMLKKQKAEYPDVVVSDLPDKSALESVASDHSFTLSDFIDEPGFYCAVLSYTKY